The Nocardioides marmorisolisilvae genomic interval CACTTCGGCTCACTCGATCCGTGGCTAACGGTGATCGGCGGCGTCTCCCTGATCCTGATGTTGCTGGGCAATGCCAATGGGGCGGTGGCGAACCTCACCGACATGACTGCGTCGTTGGTTGCCAGGTTCCGCGGGCGGGAGCCGGCCGAGGTCCGTGCCGGCGAGAAGACCTCGGCGCCGAGCCGGACGATTCCGGAGCCCTCGGTCGACAAGCCTTCACTCGCGCTGGTGGCGCGCGACGTGACGGTTCGCTACGGCGGTGTCACGGCAGTCGACTCCGTGGGCCTCGAGGTGCGCTCGGGTGAAGTGGTGGGACTGATCGGTCCGAACGGTGCGGGCAAGACGACGATGATCGACGCGTTGACGGGCTTCGTAGCAGCAGACATGGCAGAGCTCCGCCTCGGCGACACCGACCTCCGTAGGACACCCGCCCATCGTCGTGCACGACTCGGTCTCACACGCTCCTTCCAATCCCTGGAACTGCTCGAAGATCTCACCGTCGCGGACAACCTGATGGCTGCCGCCGAGCGTCACCAGGGACTGCGCGGCGTTCTTGAAAGCGTGCTGGGACGGCGCCGGTCGCTGCCGGTCCGTGTGCAGGAGATCGTCGACCAGATGGGGCTGGGCGACTGCCTGCACCTGGTCCCCGGAGAGCTTCCGTACGGCCGCCGCCGGCTCGTGGCCATCGCGCGTGCCGCTGCGGCGAGTCCGACGATCCTCCTCCTCGATGAGCCCGCCGCCGGTCTGGATGACACGGAGACCCGCGAGCTGGCGACCGTGATCAGATCGCTGGCCGAGGAGCAGGGTCTGGGCGTCCTGCTCGTGGAGCATGACATGAGCCTGGTGATGGACGTCTGCGACCAACTCGTGGTACTCAACTTCGGCCAGAAGATCGCCGAGGGAAGCCCCGCCGAAGTGCAGCAGCTCCGTGTGGTTCGCGAGGCATACCTCGGCGACATGGAAGACGAGGAAGAGGCGGATTGCGATGACCGAACGGTCGCATCCGCAGGGAGCTGAGCGAGGGGTGCTTCGATGAGTCGTGGCGCTGGTGGCCGTCCCCGCGCCCCGGACGCTGATGACCGGATCCTGACAGCGGCGTACGAGCTCTATGCGGAGAAGGGCTGGCGCGGCTTCTCGATCGGGGAGATCTGCCGACGGTCGGGATCCGGCAAGTCGGGCATCTACCTGCGCTGGTCGGGCCGCGCCAACCTCGTGGTGGCAGCCATTGCATCCCGTGAACTCGACTGGGCCTCGTGCGACACCGGAGACATTCGCAGTGACCTGCTCGCGCTCGCGCGCCTCGAGTATCTCGCCCAGACCTCGGGACACTACGCGGTCCTGGCGCGGTTGAAGACGGATGCTGCGACCTACCCGGAGTTGGCTGAGCTCACGGAGTCCGAGCTGTACCGCGCGCCGGTCCGGCATGTACGCGGAATCGTCAAGCGTGCCATCGAGCGTGGCCAGCTGCCCCGGCGAACCTCCACTGCGCTCATCTCGGATCTCGTTATCGGTGCCGTCATGAACCGTGCGATGGCCACACCGACGAACCTGCGGGCCGAGGTGAAAGCGAGGACCGAGGAGTACCTGAACCAGCTCGTCGATCTCGTCATAGCCGGCGCATGGCGTCTGGCTCAGGACTCAGACGAGGAAGCGGCCCACACCTTGACCCTTAGCCAGTGAAGGGAAGTTCTTTCGTGCAGAAGGCACCAGACGTGGTTCGGAACGAGGCGGTTCTCACCGAAAGGCGCGAGGCGGTGATGTTGGTGACGATCAACAGGCCCGAAGCGCGCAACGCCGTGAATCTGGCCGTGTCGCTCGGCGTCGGCCGGGCGTTGGACGAAGCCGATCGAGATCCCGATGTTCGCGCCGTCGTCATCACCGGGCAAGGTGATCTCTCTTTCTGCGCAGGGGCAGACCTCAAGGCAGTCGCGCGTCGCGAGATCGTTGTTCCGGTCGATGGGCCCGAGGCCACGTGGGGTTTTGCCGGCTATGTCTCGCACCCGATCAGCAAGCCCACGATCGCTGCTGTCAAGGGCTTTGCGATGGGTGGCGGAACCGAGATCGCTCTGGCCAGCGACCTCGTCGTTGCGGCGAAGAACGCTGTCTTCGGGCTTCCCGAGGTCAAGCGTGGGCTTTTCGCAGGTGCCGGCGGTGCCTTCCGCCTGGTGCAGCAGATGCCACAGAAGATCGCGATGGAGTTGCTTCTGACCGGTGACAGCATCACGAGCGAGCGCGCTCTCGAACTGGGCTTGGTCAACCGAGTGGTCGACGTCGAGGATGTTGTGGCGACCGCTCTCGATCTTGCGGATCAGATCGCAAGCAATGCGCCACTGTCGGTGCAGGCAACCAAACGAGTTGCTCTGGGGATCGTTGGCGCCGTTGTGCGTGGGGAAGACCCCCGCTGGGCACAGACTGAGCGTGAGGCCCGCACCTTGATGAGCTCTCAGGATGCTCAGGAAGGCCCTCGCGCTTTTGCGGAACATCGCGCCCCGAGGTGGAACGGCCGTTGATCCAGCCGCTGCCGCCAGCCTGGTTTCGAGAATGAGGCCGGGTGAGGTGGACGAGACCACCGCTTCCAGTCCGGTCAGCGCCGCTGTGCGAAGGGCTCGCGCTGATGGTGCGTCATCCGTCGTACGTGAGGCCTATCGTGCGATTGCCGCAGCTGAGTCGTCCGCGGAACTGAATGCATGGGTCAGGCTCTATCGAGGACGAGCTCTTGGCGTGTCAAAGAAGCTGGACGAACTCGACCCGAGTGAACGGCGCCAGCGGCTGCTGTTCGGCCTCCCCGTCGGGGTTAAGGATGTCATAGCGGTCTCCGGATGCCCGCTGACGGCGTCGAGTGACCGCCTGCACGGACGACCACGGAACGAGAGCTCCCTCGTCATGAAACGTCTCGAGCGCGCCGGTGCTGTGGCTGTGGGTCACTGCCACACGCATGAGTTCGCCGCAGGTGCCACGACAGACCAGTGTGCGAATCCCTGGGACGTCGCGAGATCCCCTGGTGGCTCAAGCGGAGGCTCGGCTGTGGCGGTGGCAAGTGGTGCCGTGCCGCTGGCGCTTGGCACCGACACGGCCGGATCTCTCCGGATCCCGGCCGCGCTCTGTGGCATCAGCTCGTTCAAGCCGACGTACGGCCTGGTTCCGAACCAGGGGTCGATCCCACTGGCGGCGTCCTTCGACCACATCGGCCCGATGGCTCGTGAGGTTTCCGACTGTGCACGGGTATTCATGCTCATGTTGAGCGACTCGGATCGACATCGTCTGGGCGGGCGTCGATCGGTGCCGCCTGAGGACCTCTCCGGGATACGAATCGGAATATGTGAGGCGCCCGACCGGACCGGGTTGCTCGACGAAGATGTCGCCACGGGGCTGGTGCGCGCATCCGAGTCGCTCGTGGAGCTCGGGGCGGAGTTGGTCTCGTTCCGCTTCCCGGCCGACCTCCTCGAGGGCTTCGCTGACTTCATGCCCCTGCTGTGCACGGACCTGTGGCGCTACCACCGCACGCTCACGAATGAGCCCGGTAAGTACCAGCCCGACGTGGCTGCGCTAGTGAATGCTGCCGCAGCGGACCATCTGGACGCCGAGAGGTACGCCGAGGCACAGCGGCGCCGGCGGCGGGCGATCGCGCGGTGGGAGGAGGGGATGGCTTCCGCAAATCTCAACGCTGTGCTCGAACCGACCTGTCCGATCACAGCGCCGCTTCGTGCATCACACGGCGACGTGGGCAATCCCGCAGCGGTGTCGCTCGCGGCGCTGACCGCGCTCTGGGACTACACCGGCAGCCCCGTAGTCGCCCTGCCGAGCGGCGTAGGGCCTGACAGCGGTCTTCCGACGGGCGTGAGCCTTGTTGGCACTTGCGACACTGATCTTCAAGTGCTCGATATAGGTGTCGCGTTGCAGACACTCATGCGGCCTCCGACCAGTCCGATCGCACTGAGGGTTGCCGCATCCGCTTGGTGAGACGGCCCTCGGAGCCTGTTCATGGCTTGAAAGTGGATGTCGACCGAGACGCGATGATCGATGGCATGACCGCCGGGATCCGGCCGATGCTCTTCTTAGCCGATGACAATGGCTCCACACCGCTTGGCAGCGAAGGGAGCGTCACTCCCAATTCTGGGTCGCGCGGCCGGCGCCAACACTAAGCGTCGACCTCGACACGCGTCCGGCGAGATCGACCAAGCGTGGTGACAGCGGACAGTCCAAGATCCCTGTAGGCGGACACTTCATCTCCCTCTCCGCGGACAGCTGATCTCCCTTCACGGACTACGGGGCCGGTCGTGTCGGTCCGAAATTGAAGGTCCCTCCGGGGCAACGCTCGAGGTCTCTAACCACGCTCGAGCTGCCTCACCGGAGGGACTGTGAAGAAGTCTGACAGGGAAATCATGGAGATTCTGGAAGCGTTTGATGCCACCGGGTGTGCGCACTCGGCGGCGCTGTTGGCGGGGGTAGACCCCAAGACCGTGCGCCGGTATGTCGCCAAGCGTGATGCTGGTGAGCCGGTCGATGCGCCGGTGCAGCGTCCGAAGTTGATCGACCCGTTCCTGCCGAAGATCGAGGAACTGGTCGAGCAGTCCGAGGGCACGGTCCGTGCCGATGTGCTGCACGAGCGGCTGGCCGCGATGGGATTCACCGGCGACGAGCGGACCACCCGGCGCGCGGTCGCGAACGCCAAGCAGGCCTGGCGCAACGGGCACCGCCGTCAGTACCGGCCCTGGATCACCGAGCCTGGTTTGTGGTTGCAGTTCGACTGGGGCCACGGGCCGGTCGTCTTCGGTCCTGATGGTCGACCACGGCAGACGCTGCTGTTCTGCGCGTGGTTGGCCTGGTCGCGATTCCGGGTCGTCCTGCCGACCTGGGACCGCAAACTCGAGACCCTGCTGACGTGTCTGGACACCACCTTGCGCAGGGTGGGTGGGGCGCCGACGTATGCGTTGACCGACAACGAGAAGACCGTGACGGTCGAGCACATCGCCCGGGTTCCGGTCCGGCATCCGATGATCGTGGCCGCGGGCCGCCACTACGGGCTGACGATCCATACCTGTGTCCCGTTCGACCCTGAGTCCAAGGGTGGGTCCGAAGCCACCGTGCGGATCGCGAAGGCAGACCTGGTCCCGACCAAGGCGAACCTGCTGACCGGCTACAACTCGTTCGCCGAACTGGACGAGGCGTGTGAGGCGTTCTGCGTCAAGGTCAACAACCGGATCCACCGTGAGACCGCACGCATCCCGGCCGAGGCGCTGGTCATCGAGCAGGCACGGTTGCATCCGATACCGGTGGCACCATTCACCGCAGCGCTCGGTGAGACCCGCATGGTCAACACCGACCAGACAATTCGGTTCGGGTCGGTGCGCTACTCCACCCCGTCGGGCCTGGTGGGTCGTGAGGTCTGGGTCCGTGCCGACGGCGACGAGCTCGTCATCACTGCCAACCTCCAGGCAGGGCTCACCGAAGTCGCCCGGCACCGGCTCTCGACGCCGGGGAACCCGCGGATCGACCTGTCCCACTATCCCGACCATCCCCAACAGCCCGACGGGTCCCCGAAGCCACCGCAACCGAAGGGCCGCAGTGACCAGGAGAAAGCGTTCCTCGGGTTGGGACCGGGCGCGCACTCGTGGCTGATCGAAGCCGCCGCCGTGGGTGCGCAACGCGTTCGGTCGAAGATGACCGCCGCGCTCGAGCTCGCCGCCCTGGTCGGGACCGGACCCGTCGACGCTGCGTTGGGTGTTGCTGCCGCAGCCGGCCGGTTCGCCGAGGGCGACCTCCTCGCGATCGTGACCCACCGCGCGAACGGTGCCTCGATCGCCAGCATGGTCGTCGCCGACGACGCTCACTCGGTCCAACCCGGCACCAGCGGCTGGGCAACCTTCGGTGCCCGCCCAGAGGGTCTAGAAGAGGAACAGTGATGACCACGCCGACCACGCGAGGTCCCCAGTCGACCGCCCTCAGCACCCAGTCGGCCTCGGCGCCGGAGCTGCCCGAGGAACTCCTCGCGGTCTTGAAACGGATGCGGTTGCCCTACCTTCGCAACGTCGCACCCGAAGTGTTGGCCACCGCACGGGCGCAACGCTGGGACCCCGCCGAGGTCCTGCGGGTCCTGATCACCGAGGAGATCCGCGGCCGTGATGACGCCACCAGGAGGATGCGACGCAAAGCCGCCGGCCTGCCCGCCGGGAAGACGTTCGAGTCCTGGCGCGAGACCGACTCCTCCATCCCACCCGGCACCCAGACCGGCCTCGCCACCCTGGAATGGGTCGGCCGGGCCGAGAACCTCGCCGTCGCTGGCCCCAGCGGCACCGGGAAGACGCACTTCGTTGAAGCCCTGGCCCACAAGGTCATCGACGAGGGCATGCGCGTCTCCTGGTTCAGCCTCGAATCGCTGACCACAGCGATCGGTCGCGCGAGCGTCGATGGATCCGTCGCCAAGACCATCGCCCGGATCACCAGGGCCGAGCTCATCGTGATTGATGACATCGGCATGCTCCCCGCTGGCCAAGCAGCCGGCGAGGCGTTCTACCGCGTCGTCGACGCTGCCTACGAACGCCGCTCCATCGCCGTCACCAGCAACCTGCACCCCTCCGGGTTCGACACGATCATGCCCAAGACTCTGGCCACAGCCACCGTCGACAGGCTGCTCCACCACGCACACGTCGTGCTCACCGAGGGCACCTCACTGCGCCTCTCCGAAGCCACCGCCGGACGAGGAGTGGTGCCTCTGACCTAACCAACGCAGGGAGATCAGTTGTCCGTGGACAGGGATATCAACTGTCCGCCAGCAAGGAGATCACCTGACCGCCCACAGGGAAGTCCCGCTGTCCGTTGACACGTGGAAAGTGCGTCGTCCGGTTCGAGACGGGTAACCTCACCCCGGTCCTGTCGAGGCTTCTCTCCACGTGATTGGCTCGTATGCTACGACGCCGGCTATCGCGCCCCGCCGACCGAATTGGGTCGTCTGGTCGAGCACGGCAACAGCCGGTGGAACTCGTCCGTCGGGATGAATGCGTGGTGAAGTTTGCCGCAACAGCAAAGCCTCAGGTGAGGGACCTGCAGGCGCCCTTCTGTAATCCCACGGAAGGATCAGGTTCCCTGCGGTCGTGGCCCTTCACGTCGTAGCTGGGTGTGCCGGGGCCGAGTGTGGGTGGGGGCCTTGGCAACATCGTGGACTGCAGTTGAAAGCTCCCGGGTCACCGTTTCACCAGGTAGGTCGAGGTGGGAGGCGAGTCGGGCTGCTTGGCGGCTGATGTCGCTGGGCTGCATGCGGCTGACGACTCTGGCGATGCTCCGGAGGCAGCAGATTCGGGCTTCGGCGTTGTCGTCGATGTCGGGCCAGTTGGCGAGGTGGTCGGTGACGATGCGGTCGGCCAGCGGTGTGACGGTGTTGAGGTGGGCGCGAACTGCAGATGGCTCGTGGGCGCCGAGGATCTCGGCCGGGTCCTTGCTGTCCTGGCGTTTCGGCGCCTGGAGCTTCGAGGGCGTCTCGCGCAGCGTGAAGTACGCAGATTGCGCTGCGCGGGCGCCGGAGGCGTCGTGGTCGAGGGCAATCACGATTGTTCCGGGTGAGGATGCGGCAAGCTGGCGCGCGTGGCCGGGGGTGAATGCGGTGCCGCACAGGGCGAGCGGAGCGAACACGGGTGGGCCGTCGCTGTTGGCGGCGTCGACGGCGAGCGCGTCCAGGGGGCCTTCGACCAGGACCGGTGTCGCACCTTCACGGATCCGCGATGCCGTTTCACCGAGGCCGAACAGCGATGTGGCCTTGTCGTAGATGGCGGTGCGGGGGGTGTTGAGGTAGCGGGGCACGGTCTGGTCGGCGCCGGGTGCGGCGCGGCCGGTGAAGCCGATGAGGTGTCCTTCGGTGTCGCGGATGCCGAAGGTGACGCGGTTGCGGAACCGGTCGATGAGGCTGCCGCGTCGGCTTGTGGTGACCAGGCCTGCGGCGAGCATGGTCTCGTCGGTGTAGCCGAGATCGGCGAGGTGGTCGTGCAGGCCGGTCCAGGACGCGGGGGCGTGCCCGACGGTCCAGATGGTGTCATCGAGGAGGTGGGCGAAGCCGCGTCCGGCCAGGTAGTCCCTCGGTCCGGTGGCCTCGGGGCCGAGTAGGTGGCGGCGGAAGTAGGTGGCGGCGTCCTCGTTGGCTGCGAAGAGAACCTCGGGGGAGTGGGGCGTCGTGTTCATCGGCTCGCGCTCCGGTGGACCTCCAGGCGAGGTGCCTCGCGTGCCGCAGAGGTGACTGCGGGTCGGTCGCGTTCGGGCTGGGGGGCGATGTCGCGCAGGGCTCGGACTACGTGGCGAGATGTGCTGGCTGCGAGGGTGAAGCCGCTGACCAGTGCTTCTTCTTGGGCGGGGGTGATCGGGCGCCATTCGTGGCGGAGCTGGCAGGGGACCCGTTGCGGGCTCTCCAGCGAGCCTGCGCGGCTGAGCGCGCGGACGATGGTGCTGGCCTCGGTGGCGAATCGGGGAAGGGCCGCGGTGAGGGCGATGCGCACGGGTGGCGTGAGTGTCGCGGGGTCGCGGAGGCGTTGGATCGCGTCCGCGTAGGCCCGTGGTGCTTTGGTGACGCCCTGGATGGTCTTGGTCAGGCCGGTGCCGGCGGAGGCCCAGGCGGCACGTGCGGCGTCGAGCTGGTCTTCGAGGTGGGCTCGCCGCACGCGGTCCAGCCCGGAGCCGGGCTCGTCCAGGGTTGTCGGGAGCTCAGCGAGGATGCTGGTGCCCAGCTGGGTCAGGTCGCGGAGGCTGGCCGGGCTCGCGCCGACCTGTGCGTGTGCTTGGGAGAAGGAGATCTGCCGGAGCAGTCGCAGCGCATCCGTCGAGTTCTCGAAGGAGGCCGAGCACGGGCCGGGGCTGAGGCGCTGGGCGATCCCGAGCTCGTCGATCCCGAAGGGCCCAAGGCTGGTGGCGATGTCGCGCAGCTCCCACATGGCTGCGCCGCCGTAGAGCCGGATGGCCTGGTGTGCTCCGTGGATCCGCTTGTGGAACCCGCGGTCGACGGGCCTGTCATCGGTATGCCGCTGGGCCCGGATGGCACTTTGCAGCAGGGCTTCGCCCGCCGGGAGTACGTCGAGGACCAGCTCGGTCAGCGCGCGGCTGGCCTCCAGACCACCGGGGGTGATCAGGACGTCCTCGACATCCGGTGTGCGTGGCTGATTGCGGCGGTCGATGTGGGTGGCGACGATGTCGTGCGCGGCGCCGAGGTGGAGCGCAGCCGAATGCCACATCCGGTCGGCCGACGCGGTCGCCGGCGACATGCCGGGGGACATGATGAGCCGGCGCGCTAGGCGTCGTGTCCCGGGA includes:
- a CDS encoding amidase, which gives rise to MRPGEVDETTASSPVSAAVRRARADGASSVVREAYRAIAAAESSAELNAWVRLYRGRALGVSKKLDELDPSERRQRLLFGLPVGVKDVIAVSGCPLTASSDRLHGRPRNESSLVMKRLERAGAVAVGHCHTHEFAAGATTDQCANPWDVARSPGGSSGGSAVAVASGAVPLALGTDTAGSLRIPAALCGISSFKPTYGLVPNQGSIPLAASFDHIGPMAREVSDCARVFMLMLSDSDRHRLGGRRSVPPEDLSGIRIGICEAPDRTGLLDEDVATGLVRASESLVELGAELVSFRFPADLLEGFADFMPLLCTDLWRYHRTLTNEPGKYQPDVAALVNAAAADHLDAERYAEAQRRRRRAIARWEEGMASANLNAVLEPTCPITAPLRASHGDVGNPAAVSLAALTALWDYTGSPVVALPSGVGPDSGLPTGVSLVGTCDTDLQVLDIGVALQTLMRPPTSPIALRVAASAW
- the istB gene encoding IS21-like element helper ATPase IstB; this encodes MTTPTTRGPQSTALSTQSASAPELPEELLAVLKRMRLPYLRNVAPEVLATARAQRWDPAEVLRVLITEEIRGRDDATRRMRRKAAGLPAGKTFESWRETDSSIPPGTQTGLATLEWVGRAENLAVAGPSGTGKTHFVEALAHKVIDEGMRVSWFSLESLTTAIGRASVDGSVAKTIARITRAELIVIDDIGMLPAGQAAGEAFYRVVDAAYERRSIAVTSNLHPSGFDTIMPKTLATATVDRLLHHAHVVLTEGTSLRLSEATAGRGVVPLT
- a CDS encoding crotonase/enoyl-CoA hydratase family protein, encoding MVRNEAVLTERREAVMLVTINRPEARNAVNLAVSLGVGRALDEADRDPDVRAVVITGQGDLSFCAGADLKAVARREIVVPVDGPEATWGFAGYVSHPISKPTIAAVKGFAMGGGTEIALASDLVVAAKNAVFGLPEVKRGLFAGAGGAFRLVQQMPQKIAMELLLTGDSITSERALELGLVNRVVDVEDVVATALDLADQIASNAPLSVQATKRVALGIVGAVVRGEDPRWAQTEREARTLMSSQDAQEGPRAFAEHRAPRWNGR
- a CDS encoding TetR/AcrR family transcriptional regulator, which translates into the protein MSRGAGGRPRAPDADDRILTAAYELYAEKGWRGFSIGEICRRSGSGKSGIYLRWSGRANLVVAAIASRELDWASCDTGDIRSDLLALARLEYLAQTSGHYAVLARLKTDAATYPELAELTESELYRAPVRHVRGIVKRAIERGQLPRRTSTALISDLVIGAVMNRAMATPTNLRAEVKARTEEYLNQLVDLVIAGAWRLAQDSDEEAAHTLTLSQ
- a CDS encoding toprim domain-containing protein, which produces MNTTPHSPEVLFAANEDAATYFRRHLLGPEATGPRDYLAGRGFAHLLDDTIWTVGHAPASWTGLHDHLADLGYTDETMLAAGLVTTSRRGSLIDRFRNRVTFGIRDTEGHLIGFTGRAAPGADQTVPRYLNTPRTAIYDKATSLFGLGETASRIREGATPVLVEGPLDALAVDAANSDGPPVFAPLALCGTAFTPGHARQLAASSPGTIVIALDHDASGARAAQSAYFTLRETPSKLQAPKRQDSKDPAEILGAHEPSAVRAHLNTVTPLADRIVTDHLANWPDIDDNAEARICCLRSIARVVSRMQPSDISRQAARLASHLDLPGETVTRELSTAVHDVAKAPTHTRPRHTQLRREGPRPQGT
- the istA gene encoding IS21 family transposase; protein product: MEILEAFDATGCAHSAALLAGVDPKTVRRYVAKRDAGEPVDAPVQRPKLIDPFLPKIEELVEQSEGTVRADVLHERLAAMGFTGDERTTRRAVANAKQAWRNGHRRQYRPWITEPGLWLQFDWGHGPVVFGPDGRPRQTLLFCAWLAWSRFRVVLPTWDRKLETLLTCLDTTLRRVGGAPTYALTDNEKTVTVEHIARVPVRHPMIVAAGRHYGLTIHTCVPFDPESKGGSEATVRIAKADLVPTKANLLTGYNSFAELDEACEAFCVKVNNRIHRETARIPAEALVIEQARLHPIPVAPFTAALGETRMVNTDQTIRFGSVRYSTPSGLVGREVWVRADGDELVITANLQAGLTEVARHRLSTPGNPRIDLSHYPDHPQQPDGSPKPPQPKGRSDQEKAFLGLGPGAHSWLIEAAAVGAQRVRSKMTAALELAALVGTGPVDAALGVAAAAGRFAEGDLLAIVTHRANGASIASMVVADDAHSVQPGTSGWATFGARPEGLEEEQ